Genomic segment of Cyanobacterium stanieri LEGE 03274:
ACGAATAGCAATGGGGCTTTTTGCCAAAATTTCCTTAGCCCAATCAATGCCTTCCGCCTCCAATTGCTCAACGGGTACAACCTTATTCACCAAACCCATATCCAGCGCCTCCAGGGCATTATACTGACGACAGAGAAACCAGATTTCACGGGCTTTCTTCTGCCCCACAACCCTAGCCAAATAACTAGCCCCAAAACCACCATCAAAACTACCCACCTTCGGCCCAGTTTGCCCAAAAACAGCATTATCCGCCGCAATGGACAAATCACAGATAAGATGTAAAACATGACCACCCCCAATGGCATAACCTGCCACCAAAGCAATCACCACCTTAGGAATAGTGCGGATTAACCGTTGCAAATCTAACACATTCAGGCGAGGCACACCATCATTACCCACATATCCTGCCTTACCCCGCACACTTTGATCGCCCCCAGAGCAAAAAGCATACTTACCATCGGTATGAGGCCCAGCGCCCGTTAACAATATTACCCCAATTTTTTGATCTTCCCGCGCATCACAAAAAGCATCATATAATTCAAACACCGTTTGTGGACGAAAAGCATTACGTTTATGGGGACGATTAATAACTATTTTAGCTATTCCCCCCTGTTTAAAATATAAAATATCCTGATATTCCTTGACCTTTTCCCAATTAAAATTCATT
This window contains:
- the menB gene encoding 1,4-dihydroxy-2-naphthoyl-CoA synthase, whose protein sequence is MNFNWEKVKEYQDILYFKQGGIAKIVINRPHKRNAFRPQTVFELYDAFCDAREDQKIGVILLTGAGPHTDGKYAFCSGGDQSVRGKAGYVGNDGVPRLNVLDLQRLIRTIPKVVIALVAGYAIGGGHVLHLICDLSIAADNAVFGQTGPKVGSFDGGFGASYLARVVGQKKAREIWFLCRQYNALEALDMGLVNKVVPVEQLEAEGIDWAKEILAKSPIAIRCLKSAFNADCDGQAGLQELAGNATLLYYLTEEGAEGKQAFLEKRPPNFDEYPWLP